From a region of the Corallococcus coralloides DSM 2259 genome:
- a CDS encoding response regulator codes for MSPPRVKDAPRVERFGPALPRSTFTGFAVAALAVLAIALLSYRTLKTRAATGQMVTHTLTVAAKLEEVLSTVKDAETGQRGFLLTGAESYLSPYTLAKKTLPENLSELRGLIADSAVQQQRLDRLEGAVTEKLAELQETVDLQLRGEGRQAIAVVQEDRGFAAMRTIRDTVEEMELEERALLTNRYGEFQESANLSLAVTLSGSALLCALLGIAAYTAARDFRARAIESWLQTAQTTLGTRMQGEQRLDRLGDNILRVLANALDAQVGALYVADTTHHFRRVAGHALPADLEARHDTLAPGEGLAGQALKEGRAFHLRDVPEGYLPISSGLARGRPRQVLIAPAQVDGQVNAVVELGFLHPVHPSDLELLQRVSDAIGVAVRASLDRARLEQLLEETQRQAEELQAQQEELRVSNEEIEEQSRVLKESQARLLNQQAELEQTNAQLEAQARLLENQRDDLALAQVTLSEKASELERTNRYKSEFLANMSHELRTPLNSSLILAKLLADNKEGNLTAEQVKFAQTIGSAGNDLLVLINDILDLSSIEAGRVDMQLESVGLQPFVDNLGRTFQPVATQKGLRFTTTVAPDVPSTLETDPQRLGQVLKNLLANAFKFTEAGEVALTVATEAPGRVTFSVSDSGIGIPRELQGLIFEAFRQADGSTHRKYGGTGLGLSISRDLARLLGGDVTVRSTPGEGSTFTVTLPLRPGTPVPAVREPPPAPPPGPVPPVAIPRPTPPPPRGLEDDRERLTSGSRVLLVVEDDARFALILRDLARELGFQCILASTATDGLEAALGHAPHAIILDMNLPDHSGLTVLDQLKRNPRTRHIPVHVLSASDRTRESLELGAAGFALKPVQREQLLDVFRTLETKSSPGPRRVLVLEDDARQRESIQKLLETEDVEVECAATAHDALQRLREHTFDCMVMDLHLPDLSGQDLLERMAAEEAVSFPPVIVYTGHTLSRDEEQQLRRFSRSIIIKGVRSPERLMDEVTLFLHQVESRLPPEHQRLLQAARDRESTLEGRRILVVEDDVRNIFALSSVLEPRGAKVAVARNGKEALALLTKSLAQPQLAVDLVLMDLMMPEMDGLTATREIRKQEAWRKLPIIALTAKAMRDDQEKCLQAGANDYIAKPLDVEKLLSLLRVWMPKG; via the coding sequence ATGAGCCCGCCCCGCGTGAAGGACGCTCCGCGTGTCGAGCGCTTCGGGCCGGCGCTGCCCCGTTCCACGTTCACCGGATTCGCCGTGGCCGCGCTGGCCGTGCTCGCCATCGCCCTGCTCTCCTACCGCACCCTCAAGACGCGCGCGGCTACTGGCCAGATGGTGACGCATACGCTCACCGTCGCAGCGAAGCTGGAGGAGGTGCTGTCCACCGTGAAGGACGCGGAGACGGGGCAGCGCGGCTTCCTCCTCACGGGCGCGGAGAGCTACCTCAGCCCCTACACCCTCGCGAAGAAGACGCTGCCGGAGAATCTTTCGGAGCTTCGCGGACTCATCGCCGACAGCGCCGTGCAACAGCAGCGGCTGGACCGGCTGGAGGGCGCCGTCACTGAGAAGCTGGCGGAGCTGCAGGAGACCGTGGACCTGCAGCTGCGCGGTGAAGGCCGGCAGGCCATCGCCGTGGTGCAGGAGGACCGCGGCTTCGCCGCCATGCGCACCATCCGCGACACCGTGGAGGAGATGGAGCTGGAGGAGCGAGCGCTGCTCACGAACCGCTACGGGGAGTTCCAGGAGTCCGCCAACCTGTCCCTCGCCGTCACCCTGAGCGGATCCGCGCTGCTGTGCGCCCTGCTGGGCATCGCCGCCTACACCGCGGCTCGCGACTTCCGGGCCCGCGCCATCGAGTCGTGGCTCCAGACCGCGCAGACCACGCTCGGCACGCGCATGCAGGGCGAACAGCGCCTGGACCGGCTGGGCGACAACATCCTGCGCGTCCTCGCCAACGCGCTCGACGCCCAGGTGGGTGCACTCTACGTCGCGGACACGACGCACCACTTCCGCCGCGTCGCGGGCCATGCGCTGCCCGCGGACCTGGAAGCGCGGCATGACACGCTGGCTCCCGGCGAAGGACTGGCCGGACAGGCCCTCAAGGAGGGCCGGGCCTTCCACCTTCGCGACGTGCCCGAAGGCTACCTGCCCATTTCCTCCGGACTGGCCCGAGGCCGCCCGCGCCAGGTGCTCATCGCGCCCGCCCAGGTGGACGGACAGGTCAATGCAGTGGTGGAGCTGGGCTTCCTGCACCCGGTGCACCCGTCGGACCTGGAGCTGCTCCAGCGCGTGTCGGACGCCATCGGCGTCGCGGTGCGCGCCTCGCTCGACCGTGCCCGCCTGGAGCAACTGCTGGAAGAGACGCAGCGCCAGGCCGAGGAGCTCCAGGCCCAGCAGGAGGAGCTGCGCGTCTCCAATGAAGAAATTGAAGAGCAGAGCCGCGTCCTCAAGGAGTCCCAGGCGCGGTTGCTGAACCAGCAGGCGGAGCTGGAGCAGACGAACGCCCAGCTGGAGGCACAGGCACGTCTTCTGGAGAACCAGCGCGACGACCTGGCCCTGGCGCAGGTCACCCTCTCGGAGAAGGCCTCGGAGCTGGAGCGCACCAACCGCTACAAGAGCGAGTTCCTGGCCAACATGAGCCACGAGCTGCGCACGCCGCTCAACAGCTCGCTCATCCTCGCGAAGCTGCTGGCGGACAACAAGGAGGGCAACCTCACCGCCGAACAGGTGAAGTTCGCGCAGACCATCGGATCCGCGGGCAACGACCTGCTCGTCCTCATCAACGACATCCTGGACCTGTCGAGCATCGAGGCGGGCCGGGTGGACATGCAGCTGGAGTCCGTGGGCCTCCAGCCCTTCGTGGACAACCTGGGCCGCACCTTCCAGCCCGTGGCCACGCAGAAGGGCCTGCGCTTCACCACCACCGTCGCGCCAGACGTGCCCTCCACGCTGGAGACGGATCCCCAGCGTCTGGGGCAGGTGCTCAAGAACCTGCTCGCCAACGCCTTCAAGTTCACGGAAGCCGGCGAGGTGGCCCTCACCGTCGCCACGGAAGCCCCGGGGCGCGTGACGTTCAGCGTGAGCGACTCCGGCATCGGCATCCCGCGTGAGCTCCAGGGGCTCATCTTCGAGGCCTTCCGTCAGGCCGACGGCAGCACCCACCGCAAGTACGGCGGCACCGGCCTGGGCCTGTCCATCTCACGCGACCTGGCGCGGCTCCTGGGCGGCGACGTCACCGTGCGCAGCACGCCAGGCGAGGGCAGCACCTTCACCGTCACCCTGCCCCTTCGCCCGGGAACGCCCGTGCCCGCGGTTCGCGAGCCGCCCCCCGCGCCGCCCCCAGGCCCCGTCCCCCCCGTGGCCATACCCCGCCCGACGCCGCCCCCGCCCCGGGGCCTGGAGGACGACCGCGAGCGGCTCACCTCCGGCTCGCGCGTGCTGCTGGTGGTGGAGGACGACGCCCGCTTCGCCCTCATCCTGCGCGACCTGGCGCGCGAGCTGGGCTTCCAGTGCATCCTGGCCTCCACCGCCACGGATGGCCTGGAGGCCGCGCTCGGCCACGCGCCGCATGCCATCATCCTGGACATGAACCTGCCGGACCACTCCGGCCTCACCGTGCTGGATCAGCTCAAGCGCAATCCGCGCACGCGCCACATCCCGGTGCACGTGCTGTCCGCGTCGGACCGGACGCGCGAGTCGTTGGAGCTGGGCGCGGCGGGCTTCGCGCTCAAGCCCGTGCAGCGCGAGCAGCTGCTGGACGTCTTCCGCACGCTGGAGACGAAGTCCTCGCCGGGCCCCCGCCGGGTGCTGGTGCTGGAGGACGACGCCCGCCAGCGCGAGAGCATCCAGAAGCTGCTGGAGACGGAGGACGTGGAGGTGGAGTGCGCCGCCACCGCGCACGACGCGCTCCAGCGGCTGCGCGAGCACACCTTCGACTGCATGGTGATGGACCTGCACCTGCCGGACCTGAGCGGCCAGGACCTCCTGGAGCGCATGGCCGCCGAGGAGGCCGTCTCCTTCCCGCCCGTCATCGTCTACACCGGCCACACGCTCAGCCGCGACGAGGAGCAGCAGCTGCGCCGCTTCTCACGCTCCATCATCATCAAGGGCGTGCGCTCCCCGGAGCGGCTGATGGACGAGGTGACGCTGTTCCTCCACCAGGTGGAGTCGCGCCTGCCTCCGGAGCACCAGCGCCTGCTCCAGGCCGCGCGCGACCGCGAGTCCACGCTGGAGGGCCGCCGCATCCTCGTGGTGGAGGACGACGTGCGGAACATCTTCGCCCTCTCCAGCGTGCTGGAGCCCCGGGGCGCGAAGGTGGCGGTCGCCCGCAACGGCAAGGAGGCCCTGGCCCTCTTGACGAAGAGCCTGGCCCAGCCGCAGCTCGCGGTGGACCTGGTGCTGATGGACCTCATGATGCCGGAGATGGACGGCCTCACCGCCACGCGCGAAATCCGAAAGCAGGAGGCCTGGCGCAAGCTGCCCATCATCGCGCTCACCGCGAAGGCCATGCGCGATGACCAGGAGAAGTGCCTCCAGGCAGGCGCCAACGACTACATCGCCAAGCCGCTCGACGTGGAGAAGCTGCTGTCGCTCCTGCGCGTGTGGATGCCCAAGGGGTGA
- a CDS encoding CheR family methyltransferase: MLDVATKEFDIELRLLLEALYLKYHYDFRGYAESSLKRRLVQAAEHFDCATLPQLQDRMLHEPALFPVLLDHLTVQVSELFRDPSYFRTLREHVVPVLRTYPSLKVWVAGCSTGEEAWSLAILLREEGLLERTLIYATDINPTALQRAEAGVYAVDRIASFTQNHHLSGARTSLSDYYTAAYGGAVFDRSLKAHIVFSDHSLATDSVFAEVQLLSCRNVLIYFNRELQERALGLFAESLCHKGFLGLGARESLRFSSHEASFTPVVPEDRLYQKR; encoded by the coding sequence ATGCTCGACGTGGCGACGAAGGAGTTCGACATCGAGCTGCGGCTGCTGCTCGAGGCGCTCTACCTGAAGTACCACTACGACTTCCGCGGCTACGCGGAGTCCTCCCTCAAGCGCCGGCTGGTCCAGGCCGCCGAGCACTTCGACTGCGCCACCCTGCCCCAGCTCCAGGACCGGATGCTGCACGAACCCGCGCTGTTCCCCGTGCTGCTGGACCACCTCACCGTGCAGGTGAGCGAGCTGTTCCGCGACCCGTCCTACTTCCGCACCCTGCGCGAGCACGTGGTGCCGGTGCTGCGCACCTACCCGTCGCTCAAGGTGTGGGTCGCCGGGTGCAGCACGGGGGAAGAGGCCTGGTCGCTCGCCATCCTGCTGCGTGAGGAGGGGCTCCTGGAGCGCACGCTCATCTATGCCACGGACATCAATCCCACCGCGCTCCAGCGCGCGGAGGCCGGCGTGTACGCGGTGGACCGCATCGCGTCCTTCACCCAGAACCACCACCTGTCCGGCGCGCGCACGTCGCTGTCGGACTACTACACCGCCGCGTACGGCGGCGCGGTGTTCGACCGCTCGCTCAAGGCGCACATCGTCTTCTCGGACCACAGCCTGGCCACCGACAGCGTCTTCGCCGAGGTGCAGCTCCTGTCGTGCCGCAACGTGCTCATCTACTTCAACCGCGAGCTGCAGGAGCGCGCGCTGGGATTGTTCGCGGAGTCGCTCTGTCACAAGGGGTTCCTGGGACTGGGGGCGCGCGAGTCGCTGCGCTTCTCCTCGCACGAGGCCTCGTTCACCCCCGTCGTCCCCGAGGACCGGCTCTACCAGAAGCGCTAG
- a CDS encoding chemotaxis protein CheB has translation MPTPRTTPAGRVDAIVIGASAGGVDALTHLLPALPTNFRPAILVVLNLPRSLPSLLPEVFSARCTLPVHEAGDEQPIQPGTISFAPPNYHLLVDRDAKGPLLALSTDAPVHFSRPAIDVLFESAAAIYGARLGGVILSGANADGALGLQAVKRRGGVTLVQATETARSPAMPEAALAAGPVDFVLPLEQMPAVFRAWGDGGAI, from the coding sequence ATGCCCACTCCGCGCACCACTCCCGCTGGCCGCGTCGACGCCATCGTCATCGGTGCGTCCGCGGGAGGGGTGGATGCCCTGACGCACCTGCTGCCCGCGCTGCCCACGAACTTCCGGCCCGCGATCCTCGTCGTCCTGAACCTGCCGCGGAGCCTTCCCAGCCTGCTGCCGGAGGTCTTCTCCGCCCGGTGCACGCTGCCGGTGCACGAGGCCGGGGACGAGCAGCCCATCCAGCCCGGGACCATCTCCTTCGCGCCCCCCAACTACCACCTGCTCGTGGACCGGGACGCGAAGGGGCCGCTGCTCGCGCTGTCCACGGACGCCCCCGTCCACTTCTCCCGCCCCGCCATCGACGTGCTCTTCGAGTCCGCCGCGGCCATCTACGGCGCGCGCCTGGGCGGCGTCATCCTTTCGGGCGCCAACGCGGACGGGGCGCTGGGACTCCAGGCGGTGAAGCGGCGGGGCGGCGTCACCCTGGTGCAGGCGACCGAGACCGCTCGCTCGCCCGCCATGCCCGAGGCGGCGCTCGCGGCCGGGCCGGTGGATTTCGTGCTGCCTCTTGAACAGATGCCCGCCGTCTTCCGGGCATGGGGAGATGGCGGTGCTATCTGA
- a CDS encoding hybrid sensor histidine kinase/response regulator, with protein MLSDLSILSKEPLPVASRVKCLLVDDLEENLLALSAVLRRDDVEVHCARSGAEALELLLLHEFALALVDVQMPEMDGFELAELMRGSERTRDVPIIFVTAGGGDPWRTFKGYEAGAVDFLFKPLEAHALRGKAEVFFQMHRQKQQLAQQLDTLAETLRLNEMFTAVLGHDLRNPLSAILTAADLLQRRSDDEAVKKTASRMMTAGKRMSRMIEDVLDLARARLAGGIPLRRGETDFGQLVQRMVQEHQTAWPRHRIEVRQDGDLVGDWDADRLAQVASNLIGNALQHGDAAEPVRILVDGTRDDALRFTITNVGVIPAHLLPFLFDPFRGGQQRRGRGEGLGLGLYIVQQIIHAHQGGVEVLSGTGPYTEFRVELPRKGVEVVKL; from the coding sequence GTGCTATCTGACCTGTCCATCCTCAGCAAGGAGCCCCTGCCCGTGGCTTCCCGGGTGAAGTGCCTGCTCGTCGATGACCTGGAGGAGAACCTCCTGGCGCTCTCCGCCGTGCTGCGGCGTGACGACGTGGAGGTGCACTGCGCCCGCTCCGGCGCGGAGGCCCTGGAGCTGCTGCTCCTGCACGAGTTCGCGCTCGCGCTCGTGGACGTGCAGATGCCGGAGATGGACGGCTTCGAGCTGGCGGAGCTGATGCGCGGCTCCGAGCGCACCCGCGACGTGCCCATCATCTTCGTCACCGCGGGCGGGGGCGACCCCTGGCGCACCTTCAAGGGGTACGAGGCCGGCGCGGTGGACTTCCTCTTCAAGCCGCTGGAGGCCCACGCGCTGCGCGGCAAGGCGGAGGTCTTCTTCCAGATGCACCGCCAGAAGCAGCAGCTGGCGCAGCAGCTGGACACGCTCGCGGAGACCCTGCGCCTCAACGAGATGTTCACCGCGGTGCTGGGCCACGACCTGAGAAATCCCCTCTCCGCCATCCTCACCGCGGCGGACCTGCTCCAGCGCCGCTCGGACGACGAGGCCGTGAAGAAGACGGCCTCGCGGATGATGACCGCCGGCAAGCGCATGAGCCGGATGATTGAAGACGTGCTGGACCTGGCGCGCGCGCGGCTGGCCGGCGGGATTCCGCTGCGCCGGGGGGAGACGGACTTCGGACAGCTGGTGCAGCGCATGGTGCAGGAGCACCAGACGGCGTGGCCGCGCCACCGCATCGAGGTGCGGCAGGACGGCGACCTCGTGGGGGACTGGGACGCGGACCGGCTGGCGCAGGTGGCCTCCAACCTCATCGGCAACGCGCTCCAGCACGGCGACGCCGCGGAGCCGGTGCGCATCCTCGTGGACGGCACGCGCGACGACGCCCTGCGCTTCACCATCACCAACGTGGGCGTCATCCCCGCCCACCTCCTGCCCTTCCTCTTCGACCCGTTCCGGGGCGGCCAGCAGCGCCGGGGCCGAGGGGAGGGACTGGGCCTGGGGCTCTACATCGTCCAGCAGATCATCCACGCGCATCAGGGCGGCGTGGAGGTGCTCTCCGGCACCGGGCCCTACACGGAGTTCCGCGTGGAGCTGCCGCGCAAGGGCGTGGAGGTCGTCAAGCTGTAG
- a CDS encoding metallophosphoesterase yields MPQDSLLVAALGDIHGRFHRVEAWLDALEQARGRRVDLVLAVGDVEAFRHADDHRRKAAKRAMPAEFAEYADGIRRVKRPLYFIGGNNEDFEALHDLPDGGELAPDVHYLGRAGLRTLGPLRVAYLSGIHAPRFIDQPLKRPTSLDTAKQAGYFRAPEVEQVSALRDVDLLLVHEWPRGIVQKARDERLVPERPLPSPWIGNPVTRKLVDTVHPKWVLCGHSHKPFAVALDSHGRTLSRVACLDQAARPDTAVFWLEFEGREAQRAGWGVSGVASWQAGQRWGLHTLPPLDESDGPGSVPADNGATA; encoded by the coding sequence ATGCCGCAGGACTCCCTCCTCGTCGCCGCGCTGGGTGACATCCATGGACGCTTCCACCGGGTGGAGGCGTGGCTGGATGCGCTGGAGCAGGCGCGCGGCCGGAGGGTGGACCTGGTGCTGGCGGTGGGAGACGTGGAGGCCTTCCGCCACGCGGACGACCACCGGCGCAAGGCCGCCAAGCGCGCCATGCCCGCCGAGTTCGCCGAGTACGCGGACGGCATCCGCCGCGTGAAGCGTCCGCTGTACTTCATTGGCGGCAACAACGAGGACTTCGAGGCGCTGCATGACCTGCCTGACGGCGGGGAGCTGGCCCCGGACGTCCACTACCTGGGCCGCGCGGGCCTGCGCACCCTGGGCCCTTTGCGCGTGGCGTACCTGTCCGGCATCCACGCGCCGCGCTTCATCGACCAGCCGCTGAAGCGGCCCACGTCGCTGGATACGGCGAAGCAGGCGGGCTACTTCCGCGCGCCGGAGGTGGAGCAGGTGTCCGCGCTGCGGGACGTGGACCTGCTGCTGGTGCACGAGTGGCCCCGGGGCATCGTGCAGAAGGCCCGCGATGAACGGCTGGTCCCCGAGCGCCCGCTGCCCTCGCCGTGGATTGGCAACCCGGTGACGCGCAAGCTGGTGGACACGGTGCACCCGAAGTGGGTGCTCTGCGGCCACTCGCACAAGCCCTTCGCCGTGGCGCTGGACTCGCACGGCCGCACGCTGTCGCGCGTGGCCTGCCTGGACCAGGCGGCGCGGCCGGACACCGCCGTCTTCTGGCTGGAGTTCGAGGGGCGCGAGGCCCAGCGCGCCGGCTGGGGCGTCTCCGGCGTCGCCAGCTGGCAGGCGGGACAGCGCTGGGGGCTGCACACGCTGCCGCCGCTGGACGAATCGGATGGGCCGGGCAGCGTGCCCGCGGACAACGGCGCTACAGCTTGA
- a CDS encoding choice-of-anchor D domain-containing protein: protein MRGLRWLVLALVVAAATACERPTSQQARTGFAARPELLEFGAAAVGRTKTMTLRLANQGRASYRVEGARSSLPNVQVPAFEPFTLTAGAEHEIEVRFSPDVEGAVQGQLELFTDASGGAATQVPVSGRGVKALVEVPESALDFGNVNLGLVEMREVTVRNPSDVESPLVLSVEGADADQFSAGAGLPSTLAPHETRKVPVAFSPVRLGNAEAALHVAICDGCEPAVVTLKGMGVAGALEVTPLRVDFGRVAVGATAEERITVRNLGSEPLSYKGASLLEDPSGVFKVVSAPALPNDVLAPGAVVELRVAFTPAAAGRVKDGRVEVSVRKQKTTSPGPKVTLTGEGGASCVEVTPAHLSFGPVAFGMTATRDVTVHNRCREETTVTGLHLTTQAGGYFTLAQPPSSHPVAPGGTLKVGITFSPRAGVGSASSGQLAVTSTQRSSTSTDGVTLSGEGRAFAPCEYALPSVLDFGQVPVGSEVALGVTLRNTGSEACFLSALQLASGSDPAFRAATLPNSVLEPGKKMTLVVRFQPPTDGEFQGLAEGWVSHPTRGHPLVNLVGRGVQGCFSVQPTTVDFGINRLVCGPRTREFMAYNDCPGDVKVSGMKLEQPGHEFAVSGALPATIPAGGRVKLTAKYAPVEEGEDAATVRFTLKDGGVYNAGLVGRGLSKTDQTDRFVQQAEARVDVLFVVDNSGSMMEEQQSLGENFAAFLSAATAAQVDYRIGVTTTGLDPSPGGWSECPGGAQGGENGRLFPVDGSSPRIITPETPNAGGVFATNTHVGVCHWNEQGLDATYRALSDPLLYDLDDPRTPQSSDGNGGFLREEAKLAIIVLSDEEDFSSQPVSFYETYLLALKGNDPSKVSFNAVVGPEDLTTCTTSSSSGSRYMELARKLNGVVDSICTPNWATSLEKLSESAFGPNRAFPLSELPADPGAIAVQVDGVPVTDGWSYDARANAIVFDRLRAPAPGSVVEVTYPLGCP, encoded by the coding sequence ATGCGTGGACTCCGATGGCTGGTGTTGGCGTTGGTGGTGGCGGCGGCGACGGCGTGTGAGCGACCCACTTCACAGCAGGCACGGACAGGCTTCGCGGCACGGCCGGAGCTCCTGGAGTTCGGCGCGGCGGCGGTGGGGCGCACCAAGACGATGACGCTGCGGTTGGCGAACCAGGGGCGCGCGTCGTACCGCGTGGAGGGCGCGCGCTCGTCGCTGCCCAACGTCCAGGTCCCCGCGTTCGAACCCTTCACGCTGACGGCCGGCGCGGAGCACGAGATTGAAGTGCGCTTCTCGCCCGACGTGGAGGGCGCGGTGCAGGGGCAGCTGGAGCTGTTCACGGACGCGTCCGGTGGCGCGGCGACGCAGGTGCCCGTCAGCGGGCGCGGCGTGAAGGCGCTGGTGGAGGTGCCGGAGTCGGCGCTCGACTTCGGCAACGTGAACCTGGGGCTGGTGGAGATGCGCGAGGTGACGGTGCGCAACCCCTCCGACGTGGAGAGCCCGCTGGTGCTGTCGGTGGAGGGCGCGGACGCGGATCAGTTCTCCGCCGGGGCGGGCCTGCCGTCCACGCTGGCGCCGCATGAGACGCGCAAGGTGCCGGTGGCCTTCAGCCCCGTGCGGCTGGGCAACGCGGAGGCGGCGCTGCACGTGGCCATCTGCGACGGCTGCGAGCCCGCGGTGGTGACGCTGAAGGGGATGGGCGTGGCCGGCGCGCTGGAGGTGACGCCGCTGCGCGTGGACTTCGGCCGGGTGGCGGTGGGCGCCACCGCCGAGGAGCGCATCACCGTGCGCAACCTGGGCTCCGAGCCGCTCAGCTACAAGGGCGCGTCGCTCCTGGAGGACCCGTCCGGCGTGTTCAAGGTGGTGAGCGCGCCCGCGCTCCCCAACGACGTGCTGGCGCCGGGCGCGGTGGTGGAGCTGCGCGTGGCCTTCACGCCCGCGGCGGCCGGCCGGGTGAAGGACGGCCGCGTGGAGGTGTCCGTGCGCAAGCAGAAGACGACCTCGCCCGGGCCCAAGGTGACGCTGACGGGCGAGGGCGGCGCGTCGTGCGTGGAGGTGACGCCCGCGCACCTGTCCTTCGGGCCGGTGGCCTTCGGCATGACGGCCACGCGTGACGTCACCGTGCACAACCGCTGCCGCGAGGAGACCACCGTCACCGGGCTCCACCTCACCACGCAGGCCGGGGGCTACTTCACGCTCGCGCAGCCGCCGTCGAGCCACCCCGTGGCACCGGGGGGCACGCTGAAGGTGGGCATCACCTTCAGCCCTCGCGCGGGCGTGGGCAGCGCGAGCAGCGGGCAGCTGGCCGTCACCTCCACCCAGCGCTCCTCCACTTCCACGGATGGCGTGACGCTGTCGGGCGAGGGCCGGGCCTTCGCGCCGTGCGAGTACGCGCTGCCGTCGGTGCTGGACTTCGGCCAGGTGCCGGTGGGCTCGGAGGTGGCGCTGGGGGTGACGTTGCGCAACACCGGCTCGGAGGCGTGCTTCCTGTCGGCGCTCCAGTTGGCGAGCGGCTCGGACCCGGCCTTCCGCGCGGCGACGCTGCCCAACAGCGTGCTGGAGCCCGGCAAGAAGATGACGCTCGTCGTGCGCTTCCAGCCGCCCACCGACGGGGAGTTCCAGGGGCTCGCCGAAGGCTGGGTGAGCCACCCCACGCGCGGCCACCCGCTGGTGAACCTGGTGGGGCGGGGCGTGCAGGGGTGCTTCTCCGTGCAGCCCACCACGGTGGACTTCGGCATCAACCGGCTGGTGTGCGGCCCGCGCACCCGCGAGTTCATGGCCTACAACGACTGCCCGGGAGACGTGAAGGTGTCGGGCATGAAGCTGGAGCAGCCGGGGCATGAGTTCGCGGTGTCCGGCGCGCTGCCGGCCACGATTCCCGCGGGCGGGCGCGTGAAGCTCACCGCGAAGTACGCGCCCGTGGAGGAGGGCGAGGACGCGGCGACGGTGCGCTTCACGCTGAAGGACGGCGGCGTCTACAACGCGGGGCTCGTGGGGCGGGGCCTTTCGAAGACGGACCAGACGGACCGCTTCGTCCAGCAGGCGGAGGCGCGCGTGGACGTGCTCTTCGTCGTGGACAACTCGGGCTCCATGATGGAGGAGCAGCAGAGCCTGGGTGAGAACTTCGCGGCCTTCCTGTCCGCGGCCACCGCCGCGCAGGTGGACTACCGCATCGGCGTCACCACCACCGGCCTGGACCCGTCTCCGGGCGGCTGGTCCGAGTGCCCCGGCGGCGCGCAGGGCGGTGAGAACGGGCGCCTGTTCCCCGTGGACGGCTCCAGCCCGCGCATCATCACGCCGGAGACGCCCAACGCGGGCGGCGTCTTCGCCACCAACACGCACGTGGGCGTGTGCCACTGGAACGAGCAGGGCCTGGACGCGACGTACCGCGCGCTGTCGGATCCGCTGCTCTATGATTTGGACGACCCGCGCACGCCCCAGTCCAGCGACGGCAACGGCGGCTTCCTGCGCGAGGAGGCGAAGCTGGCCATCATCGTGCTGTCGGACGAGGAGGACTTCAGCTCCCAGCCGGTGTCCTTCTACGAGACCTACCTCCTGGCGCTGAAGGGGAACGACCCGTCCAAGGTGAGCTTCAACGCCGTGGTGGGCCCGGAGGACTTGACCACCTGCACCACCTCCAGCAGCTCCGGCAGCCGGTACATGGAGCTGGCTCGGAAGCTCAACGGGGTGGTGGACAGCATCTGCACGCCCAACTGGGCCACGTCGCTGGAGAAGCTGTCGGAGAGCGCCTTCGGGCCCAACCGCGCCTTCCCCCTGTCGGAGCTGCCGGCGGACCCCGGCGCCATCGCCGTCCAGGTGGACGGGGTGCCCGTGACGGACGGCTGGTCCTATGACGCCCGGGCCAACGCCATCGTCTTCGACCGGCTGCGCGCCCCGGCCCCGGGCTCGGTGGTGGAAGTCACCTATCCGCTGGGTTGCCCGTAG